The following coding sequences are from one Delphinus delphis chromosome 17, mDelDel1.2, whole genome shotgun sequence window:
- the GEM gene encoding GTP-binding protein GEM isoform X2 yields the protein MTLNNVTMRQGTVGMQPQQQRWSIPADGRHLMVQKEPHQYSQRNRHSATPEDHCRRSWSSDSTDSVISSESGNTYYRVVLIGEQGVGKSTLASIFAGVHDSMDSDCEMLGEDTYERTLIVDGESATIILLDMWENKGENEWLQDHCMQVGDAYLIVYSITDRASFEKASELRIQLRRARQTEDIPIILVGNKSDLVRCREVSVSEGRACAVVFDCKFIETSAAVQHNVKELFEGIVRQVRLRRDSKEKNERRLAYQKRRESIPRKARRFWGKIVAKNNKNMAFKLKSKSCHDLSVL from the exons ATGACTCTGAATAATGTCACCATGCGCCAGGGCACTGTGGGCATGCAGCCGCAGCAGCAGCGCTGGAGCATCCCAGCCGATGGCAGGCATCTGATGGTCCAGAAAGAGCCCCACCAGTACAGCCAGCGCAACCGTCACTCTGCTACCCCCGAGGACCACTGCCGCCGGAGCTGGTCCTCCGACTCCACGGACTCAGTCATCTCCTCCGAGTCGGGGAACACCTACTACCGGGTGGTTCTCATAGGGGAGCAGGGGGTGGGCAAGTCCACTCTGGCCAGCATCTTTGCAGGCGTGCATGACAGCATGGACAGTGACTGCGAAATGCTGGGAG aaGATACATATGAGCGAACACTGATTGTTGATGGGGAAAGTGCAACAATTATACTCCTGGACATGTGGGAAAATAAG GGGGAGAATGAGTGGCTCCAAGACCACTGCATGCAAGTCGGGGATGCCTACCTGATTGTCTACTCCATCACGGACCGAGCCAGCTTTGAGAAGGCATCTGAGCTTCGAATCCAGCTCCGCAGGGCCCGGCAGACAGAGGACATTCCTATTATTCTGGTTGGCAATAAAAGTGACCTGGTGCGGTGCCGGGAAGTGTCTGTATCAG AAGGGAGAGCGTGTGCTGTGGTGTTCGACTGCAAGTTCATCGAGACCTCTGCAGCTGTCCAGCACAACGTCAAGGAGCTGTTTGAAGGCATTGTGAGGCAGGTCCGCCTCCGGCGGGACAGCAAGGAGAAAAATGAGCGGCGGCTGGCCTaccagaagaggagggagagcatCCCCAGGAAAGCCAGGCGCTTCTGGGGCAAGATCGTggccaaaaacaacaagaacatgGCCTTCAAGCTCAAGTCCAAATCCTGCCATGACCTCTCTGTGCTCTAG
- the GEM gene encoding GTP-binding protein GEM isoform X1 gives MTLNNVTMRQGTVGMQPQQQRWSIPADGRHLMVQKEPHQYSQRNRHSATPEDHCRRSWSSDSTDSVISSESGNTYYRVVLIGEQGVGKSTLASIFAGVHDSMDSDCEMLGGRWTSPSGLLWSAVVQEKERVEDTYERTLIVDGESATIILLDMWENKGENEWLQDHCMQVGDAYLIVYSITDRASFEKASELRIQLRRARQTEDIPIILVGNKSDLVRCREVSVSEGRACAVVFDCKFIETSAAVQHNVKELFEGIVRQVRLRRDSKEKNERRLAYQKRRESIPRKARRFWGKIVAKNNKNMAFKLKSKSCHDLSVL, from the exons ATGACTCTGAATAATGTCACCATGCGCCAGGGCACTGTGGGCATGCAGCCGCAGCAGCAGCGCTGGAGCATCCCAGCCGATGGCAGGCATCTGATGGTCCAGAAAGAGCCCCACCAGTACAGCCAGCGCAACCGTCACTCTGCTACCCCCGAGGACCACTGCCGCCGGAGCTGGTCCTCCGACTCCACGGACTCAGTCATCTCCTCCGAGTCGGGGAACACCTACTACCGGGTGGTTCTCATAGGGGAGCAGGGGGTGGGCAAGTCCACTCTGGCCAGCATCTTTGCAGGCGTGCATGACAGCATGGACAGTGACTGCGAAATGCTGGGAGGTAGGTGGACCAGCCCCAGCGGGCTTCTGTGGTCAGCAGTGGTCCAGGAGAAAGAGCGAGTAG aaGATACATATGAGCGAACACTGATTGTTGATGGGGAAAGTGCAACAATTATACTCCTGGACATGTGGGAAAATAAG GGGGAGAATGAGTGGCTCCAAGACCACTGCATGCAAGTCGGGGATGCCTACCTGATTGTCTACTCCATCACGGACCGAGCCAGCTTTGAGAAGGCATCTGAGCTTCGAATCCAGCTCCGCAGGGCCCGGCAGACAGAGGACATTCCTATTATTCTGGTTGGCAATAAAAGTGACCTGGTGCGGTGCCGGGAAGTGTCTGTATCAG AAGGGAGAGCGTGTGCTGTGGTGTTCGACTGCAAGTTCATCGAGACCTCTGCAGCTGTCCAGCACAACGTCAAGGAGCTGTTTGAAGGCATTGTGAGGCAGGTCCGCCTCCGGCGGGACAGCAAGGAGAAAAATGAGCGGCGGCTGGCCTaccagaagaggagggagagcatCCCCAGGAAAGCCAGGCGCTTCTGGGGCAAGATCGTggccaaaaacaacaagaacatgGCCTTCAAGCTCAAGTCCAAATCCTGCCATGACCTCTCTGTGCTCTAG